In the Glycine max cultivar Williams 82 chromosome 19, Glycine_max_v4.0, whole genome shotgun sequence genome, ATGTATTTACATAAACTCCAGATGGCATTCCAACTCATAAAGGCGGTTTGATTTACtattaaaatcaaatctatATATTATACACGTGTGTTAATATAAgattcataattaaaattaatttaagtataCATTTCGtactatcttaaaaaaataaaataaataacatgaatcaATTGATAAGGAGTTATTTCAGCTAAATTAATTTACTCTTGTTTAAATGCtagatatataattacattaaatacttaaaaataaagttttatcaTCAATAATAATCCTAATCAACTAGAGTAAGCTCAACTCAAATATAAgatatttatgattaaaaataaaataaaaaacagttcTTCAACGCTTTCCCCCATGCCAAATTGGTTTGGTACAATTATGTTAAAGAACAAGTCCTACCTGGATGAAGTGTTCCCAAAACTTATTATGTTTTCCCCtcctttttccatctttttctttcaaattctttcttcttttttttctctcgttCTTCTACCTAGTTCACCGCAAAAATATAGGGTGCTTAGTGGTTACGTTCCATTTTCCTTTTGTGGGAACGAAAAGAAATATGCATGCGCGAAAACGAAAAACAACATCGAATGGAAAGCTATTTGCTTTTGCCGCTCGACCGTTTCTGACTTTGATTTGCTTCTCAGGTCTGGCAAACACGGTGCAACCCTGATTAGTGATTAATGTTTATGTTGTATCAAACGCACTTTTTATCCACGCCACTAACGTTAATGTGGccatcatcattatcatttcTATCCTctatttcatgtttttctttttctgaacATAATATTAGTTTAAAGTTGTCTTCCGtcgaaaatattaacaaattttagttGGAAATCATAAGTGtaatcaatatttttctctaaacacaatttatttcatatccATCACCACTTGATTAAATGATATAAACTGTTATTACTTGTATCAATCCTTATTgatatgctttattattgtcaATATTAGATGTAACATAACAGCTATCAAAAACTTAGATTCAATTCCGCCACGCACTTCACTTCCCGTGACAAAATAAAATGTAGTAGTATATATAGGAGGCTGTTAGACGGTATCATTAATCTGGACTAGGTGAGAAGATTGGATCCCAATTTCACAGCAACATAAAAATGGTCCAAAATTAGAAGAGAGACTGGACCAAGCCCAGTCTGGTTGCAAGACACAGGCCCAGAAAGTATCTAAACCaaactagaaaaagaaaacGATAGGAGTAGAACAATGGAGCAGATGGtggataaattattattttgaggaGTAaactgataaaataaaatagttgttCGGTCAGACTGACCCAATGTAAATTGATTTTGTGCAGTAAAGAAGGAAAAATACATTACTCCTTTTCtcctaaaataataatcatcttaagttattttatacaaataaaaaaataataaatagatcaaaaaattaattttatattatcattaattcatttataaattttgttgtctACTATTAATACTataagttatataaataaagaaacgataaatttttgttgttatatgacaattataaatttataatgaaacAAAGATAATAACATAAAGGGTTAATCCCTCAGCGACCtttgtctttatttattttatcaacaaaaaagTAATTTCATTGATAGGGATACTAGCCGTACCCAACATACATACATGAAATAGACAAGTGTCTTGCGCTGATTAGCTATTTATAATATTGACAACTATAAATATAAGATAACCATGTAAGCTTGGCAAAAAGAAGGCACTTCAACCAAAAAGGTACCCAACAGACATTCAGTGATCCTTTATTGTTAGCTTAGGTTTTGATAATATAGTTAtattaaactaaattataatttatttcaattaataCATCTCTCTCTCATATTTCAGttagtaaaattataaaaaaacattcaattaacaaataattcatggttttaattatttttaacaggattaaaaataaaatagtaaaataatatactataataatattatatttcttacGCTGATCTCAATTAGTCCACTATCTATTTGatctgttttctctcttttgaaCCTGACTTTTACTTACAATGAGTGAGGATAGAAAAGTTCTTTCTTGTTCTCCATATGTTTATGTGACTTATTTTTATGTCAGCTcagttttaaattataaattttgtaagtaataaaaaacataatatttttattaataaattaaaagtaatttttatcaatatgaaaattaatttatctttatcttaatgTTATTCATGTAAGTTTACATTTACTAAAAtgtataaaagtaataaaaaagtttctcaacattaaaaaaattgaatttttctaTCTAATATTATTCACATGACTTTTATTTGAATTCTATTTCAAATTACAATAAGCAAACAATTAATAACTAGAAAAGTTTCCTTATTCTTTGAatgctttaaattaaaaaaatcaagtatgaaagatgatttattttaaattttctttaaaacaaaaaaaaaatgcaaaattacaGATACTAGTGATTTATGAAGGAAGGAGAAAAGGTACCAAACCATGCAGGTATTTGGCAATTTTAATTGAGATTTGAACTTGTGAAAGCTATGTTACACCAACCAAAGGTTATCTTTAAAAGCGTACCTTTAATTCTCCagacttgatttttttataggtTGCAACGTCAATAACTGGATATActttccatacttgaccttcaTATAAAAGGGACCCTCATTGGGCCTTGCAAGCCCATATTTGGTCACATCCCCGTAAACCATTGTGCTAAGTATCAAACTTACCATCTCCCTTGATAGAAAATGAACCTGTTCATTGCATTATTGCATTAATATGCACTGTATTAGAACGCGTAACAAGCAAACCACAACTCGTTTAAGTCAACAACAGATCTAACCAAATCCATTATCACAATTATAAATATGcctagttttatttttccatattAATTCATAACCAATACGAGAGAACAAAAAAGTCAAACTAAGAAGTTGTCGAAAACACTTTATACTAAACTCATGAAAATATGACTTTATgactttttaattgtttttttactcatttttagctctttttttttaaaaaaaaaaattgatcccaCCTTTTTAATGgtacaatttaattaatttatttatttaacattctatatttaatactaataataatatgataaatgtGTTGACATGATAATACATTAGAGTACCATGTCAACCTCTCCATCAAATATTACAAGATgctaacaaaaatcaaaattgcaCAATTAAATCATgagttgaattttttataagcaaaattaGTTGTTTAATGGTAATGTATTATCATGTAAAAACTTTTTTGTTTCAGTGtagaaacttttatattattaaccaATCGAAATCACatcaacataatttttataataattgtaaaattcaataaatatattatatataataatttctaagaaaaatatttgcaaCACACTCTCTTTAAgattaacttaaatttattgaaatcacaactttttttttatcttatttattatataataataattatctcttttataattttcaataaattcttACTCATCATACATTGTGTTATAGGAAAAGTGTGTTAAGAGAAGTGTTTTagtaatacttttttaatttgtaattgaatcatagggtaaaattattttatattattgatgtttttttttaaatggtaagatcaaatatttttaaaacacaaaTTGAAGAACGAACTTggagaaattaagaaaacaaggaaacaaaaacTGCAATTAGACTTAATTAATCTATTATCTTATAATAGACGCTAGCTGACGACTCATGCAAAACAAACCTTGCTTGAGCTTAACTAATTCTATAGTTAAAGACGTAGAACATTAATTAAGAATATGCGATGAATGAATGGATTATCGGTCTTCTCACGAAAATGGAGGTCTTAGATTGTTAGTAATGTTGGGtcatacatatttataatttataattgaatgagttgagattattatataattaataaaaaaaataaattaaaatgatctaattaatataaaaatatgattgatgACATgtacattataaaatataattatatagatactaatcatattataatttgaCGAGGGATcaaattataatgattaaatgTGTTGTTGAGTTACCAATAACAATATAAGTGATTATGGTTTCATTTATACAAAGTAAGCTACTTTCTCTCTACATGAATAGGACATGTGTGATTAGGATTGATGATTGTTTATCAGAATCAAAACTGATTGATTGAAttcttatatttgaaattaaattccaACATTTGACACCATGGTTGACAAGGGTGGAAGGCGATTTCCATGCCACTCAGCCCTTCCAGCTCCGGCACAAAAGGGTCATTCGTTCGTTTCCCCAGTGGCCACCACCAGAAACCTCCCACGGTACTCCTCCGCCAGCTCCACCGTTCTTCCGAAGTTGGCAGTACTGTTTCCTGAGGTGGAGGTGGAGGCGGTGTAGGAATATTTCTTCCACAGGTAAGCATGCTGTGGCGGAGAGGCCTAATGGGCCTGCTCCCACGATTATCACTCTCTGCTTAATTCCCTCCTGCTgcattcttctttctccttcaatGCTTTTCTGGATCCATGTTTTGTTGTTAGGAAAgggaagatgaagagaagaggATGTTTTTGGTAttggttaatcaactaaaaaaaatatttattgtttaaattatagaaaagtataaaaaaataatataaaattttatcttctaataataatttttactttaaattttttaatcaatatcttCACaacaataattatcatttttcttattatatacTATCTATCATGGTAATGAAATAATAAGGGAAGGTGGTGTATACTTCTAGCTCACGGGtaccaagaaaaataaaatatatctaaaacaaaaattcattcataattgatatttttatgaataaaaaatatataattatataagtttAAATCTTATATATTCACAACACAAAATAATCAtcgaattaaattattttaaaagatgacAAATTTATCATGGTAAATTATAATTGAGTAGTTATGTCAgtgtataattgtttttttctttgaatatattacatgtaaaaataatatataagaaaaaataattagaaatttcatttaaatataattagtagtatcaaaatttttaatattatctcctacttataaattattatgtatgataaaattattaatttttataatatttatttaaaacttaattataataatttctaatttgttTACAACGCAAACATCTGTACACTAATTTCATCCTATATACTCCTTTCCTTTGCTTATAATTATTATccttgttttataaaaataattgttatccTAAAATAAGAATATGAGTTCATAAAGGTATATGTTACTATTGAAACAGCCTTTTTTGTGTGTTGATACTTTTCAAAACTTCTCAAACAATGTGTGTTAATTTGTGTGTGCGCCCGGGAGGTACGTAATAGGATATCATGAATACTATAGTACTCATATTCTCATTCATtcttattaaattttacaaGTAAATCTTCAGCCTcaaattctttcaaattgaaTGAGTATTTGCAGTATCGATATGAGTAAATCTTCAGCCTCAAAGTGTAAGTTTCTACaatagtaaaaaatttattattgaaacaaaattatatatgaatttctTACCATAATAATATCACATTACGAGAATCACAACAAGTAATTTAAAACAACATACCTAATTCATATCCCCAAAAGAAGAAAGTGTCATGTACATACTGTTTCTGCAACCAATAATAGATAATAGATCATTACATGACACAAattccttctctttcttcttgaGGAATTAACGAGGCAATATCATTTGCTACTAATTGGGCATCCATGTTAGCTCCAAAGAAACCCCTTCTTGACAGCCCAACACAATACAAACCATTTCGACCTTTCCAATGATTTGGGAAACTGTTTTTTGGAAAGCCATCCTCATTTAGAAGATCATCACCCCCCTGTACagaacaaattaatattatcatgtCTTTCTAAACTTTCTTGCATGATAGTTGTCCACAAGTATGAACATAGGTTAATTTAGATGGAATATAATGGTGTATTCATTAAAGGGTACGTACGTAGCCAATATTGTCACATATAGCATATCAATATGATACATACCTTAAGCCACTTTTGAGTTGATCTCTTGAAGCCTGTACAGAAAACAATTGAGTCGAATGTGTACGATTTGCCATCCTGGAACAAAACTTCATTACCTCTTATACTCTTTATTTCAGCTGGCAACACCTACATAACATATAATAGAATTAATCAACCTCAGCTCATACGTCTCTTcagttgaaattttatttttcttaacctctttaattttaaaccaatcagttgaaattttattttttttaacctttttaattttaaaccaaaCGGGCCAGATAGACACAGCAAAGGGTGTCGCTAGATGCACCCAACACTTAAggtaaaatgatgaaaatatccTTGATTCGTAAGTCATTTAAGTTGATCCATAAAAGTTTTATGGATCAACTTAATATGTAAACtttttatggatcaacttgatccgtagaaACCTtacaaatcaacttgatccgtaagctttttacggatcaagttgatcagcAAAActtttatggatcaagttgatccttaTTATTCCGTAAAAGGcttacgaatcaagttgatctgtatcaaccttacggatcaacttaatcCGTACGATTTATGGACCACCCTCACACACACCCAtcacaaatacaaaaaaatataaagataattttagtattttaaaaaaatattggataCACCAGCAATGCTGaatgcacctagcaacaccacCAGAGCAAAAGAGGAAGTAACATTTATGAAGCCCGTTGCTCCATTTTGACCGTATTTCATTCTATTGTATTGTGTACCATAAAATGGGATGACAATTCTATtctattttatcatatataatgatataaataaataatacatttgCATAAacaaagtataatttatttatttattattattttattcagaaTTATATATCTCAAAAGTGAAACTATATAAAAGCTTTTACactaaaaacatatgtatttatttttttgacttaaATGTCGTTTTGGTCCTTTCCTTCGTTCTTTTACATGTGTTTTCGTTTAGGCTAAATCAATTGTTCACACCATCAAACTCCAGAAATTAGGTGGTATACCTGTATCTCTCGAGATTTAATTTTCTTGACAGTTCCTACATCGATGATTGGGAACTTGGCATACTTCATCTTCATGGTGAAAGGCCCCTCACTCGGATACGGTATCCCATACTCACTCAGATCTCCATACACAACCTTGCTAACCATCACCAACACCTTCTCCACCGTACTCAGCGACAAGTAATTCAGCATAAGCGACGCATAATACATCATATCCCTCGAAAGAAAATGAACCTACATGCACACATAACCATCATAATAATCTTATCAAGCTTAAAAATCTAACAACGAATACgccaacaaattaattaaagtataaGAACCTTGGTTGTGTTTGGGTGAGGAAAAATGAGagaaaccaaaaagaaattatatggaTATCATGTTAAAtcatactttaattaaaaaaaaattgtttattttctttaaaccaaacacaacaacattagagattaaaacatattttaatctagaaaaagaaattgaaagtaCCCACCGGGCTGCGAACAATGATGGAAGGTTTGGCACCAAAATTGGACAAGTCTAGCGCAATCTCCATGCCGGAATTGCCAGATCCGACAACCAGAACATGTTTATTCTTAAACTCGTTCCCGTTTTTGTAGGCAGTTGAGTGAATCACTTTTCCATTGAAACTCTCCAAGCCTTGAATCTGAGGCAGACGAGGCTCGGCGGTTTCGCCACTGGCCACGACCAGGTACTTTCCAGCGTATTCCTCAAGCTCACCAGATCTTCTATTCTGAGCCTTCACTCTCCAAATCCCTTTCCATCCATCATACTCCACCAACTCCACTGCACGCTGGTACAGAGGCTTGATCTCAAAGTGGTTAACGTAGTTTCCCAAGTAGTCTATGAACTGCTTCCGAGGCACGTAGTGAGGGTAAGACTTGGGAAACGGTAAGTGCGGTAACTCGCAAACTTGCTTCCTCAAATGAAGGTGGAGACGATCGTAGGTGTATTTCTGCCACAGCGAAGCGAAACAGTCTTCTCTCTCGAGCATTATGTAAGGTATTGATTGCTTCGTTAAGCAACCGGCGGTGGCGATACCAGAAGTTCCGGCACCGATTATTATCACCTTCGTCGCTTCCTGCATCGTGTCTTTCTCCGTTCTATGAAAGAGATATTTCAGATAAAATTAGTTTGTGATTCAAGTCGTGTCGTAAAACCAATGTAGTTTCCTACACGTTattccctacttgttttgtttgttcttATCTTCTTAATTATCTTaactttatcatatttattttttattttatttttttaatattatatatagggtaaaatatatttgaggttactataaaacttaaaaagtataatttctttctcataatttttttatattaatttgattcttgtaagtaaaatataattttttggtatAGAAATTACATTGTTAatgtatagaaattaaatttttgagatgtaaaaaaatttaaaatatgtattaagATGAATAATATggagaaaaaatattgataaaagttaatataaaaaagtattcttaaaataattttattttaatgtaattaatcaTTAGAGAGGATCAAGTTGTGTTTGatttaagagaaaaagaatgaaacaaaagaaaaagtgaaaagaaactttaaggaagaaagagaactagaaaagaaaatgattttaaagttGTTTAGTAGGAtggagaataaaaaattatttccgtttCCCCTAGGACCACAAATCACTTTGATGGCTCTGCTTGGTACAAATGGACACACTTCCATTAGTAAATAGTTAATTAAGAGGCATGTAAAAGACAGATGGGAATTGGAATGGACAACGTATATTATAAGGAATACAAATGCAAATTTGTAACAATTGGTTGTAATACAACTCGCTAAAGAAAGGACATTCAAAAGAATATAATGAATATGACAAGTACTCACACTAGGATTCAAAACCAAggaacatataatatataaaataaaagattttaagcCTAGGCTTTTTGGGTCATAAGTTCCTAACATAAATATAGACATCTTTATAAATATTGTTGTGTATAATTACTCAATCTGCTAACTTTGTTAACCACATCTAGAGAGCTCAACACCGGGCTGATTCTTTGGAGTGCCACTGAACAACTTCACCGAAAATGCTTCCACAAGTTTGTTGATCTCAAATGGGTTCTTCCATTTCTTGGTGGATTCCTTAGCAATGTAGTTTCTCATCTTTGCATTCTCCTGCTTCAGCACATCTATTGCTAAACTCAGCTGTCTTATCACCTCAATCTTCTCTTCATCCTTCTGCTTGAGTCGTTCCTTTTGTGCCTCATTCTCATCTCTAAGCCTTTCTATTTCTTCCCTCAACATCATTACTTCATCACAAATGGTATCCTTCTGCTTGATTTGATCCCTTTGAGCCTTGTTCTCTTCATTGAGTCTCTTAATTTCATCCCTCAGCTTCATCACTTCAACATCACCCGCAACCACAAACAAAACTTGCtccttttttgtgcttttatgCAGAAACTTGGTCccctcttcttcctcctcctcctgctcAGGATCATCAACTTCAGATTCCTCAGACTCGTACACATCACAATGCTCAGAATAGGTATCATATCCGTTATCTGAAAAAGTCATCAACTTCTCCAACTGATACTTTGCTGAAGCGAAAGGTGACCCCCCAGTAATGAGGTGTCCAATTCCAGTAGTATCAGGCTTGACTTGATCATAGCGCTCAGCTAGGGAGCGGTGTGCCCTGTAGAAATCCTCAACCATGCTCACAAGTTCTGGTCGCTTCTTGTAATACATCTCTGCACGTTTAGCAAAGGAATCTGCATCTTCTTCAATTAACTTTAACATTGCCCTTGTCTTCTCATTTAGCTCTGAAACAAACATACAACAGACaatcaaacataaatttattGCCGTTTAGGATCAACTTGTTTTAAAGAACTAATAACTTTGGTTTTACATCTTCCAAAGATAGCTTCTAAATAAGGAAATGTGCCAATAGCAATACCCTTTTGAATTATGAGCAGTTTGtttggctaaacacccttgatATTGGCCCCCCTTTTTTTTGCCAGTGAGTTAGTGACGGGCTCTTAATTGAAAGGGGGGAATTTGAAAAAGAGCTatgctatttttaaaatttttttttccaagaaataacatttttttcactaataaatattttcaattcagAGTTTCAAAAATTCATTCGCGATTCATTTAGAATGAAATGGATCCTAGGAAATGCAGAGCCACGAGTCTGCAATCCGAATCAATAATTtggggaaagaaagaaaatcgtAAGAAGAGCTTGTGAAACGAtaaaagagagaacaaaaacctaaaatgaaaagagagagagagcctCAGATTAGCATTTTGGCACATTATTCATCGCAACAACAACCCGTGTGACAATACACGGTGCGCAGAAACGTTGTCGCAGCTCATGCCAATAATTCATTCATCACCAGCTACTCCTCAAAATTCGATTCactcttcttttatttaaaacaaagcaaaatcCCCTCCATCCTTTCTAGATTTCATAATCCAATTCATTTGCAACAAAATACAACGTTTGCcatgaaaaatgcaaaacaaaagagaaatttCTGAATTCTCAGTCTCGCAACTCGCAAAGATTGCGAATTGCAATTAACAGCGAAGCCAATTAGGGT is a window encoding:
- the LOC100777958 gene encoding flavin-containing monooxygenase YUCCA10-like, translated to MQEATKVIIIGAGTSGIATAGCLTKQSIPYIMLEREDCFASLWQKYTYDRLHLHLRKQVCELPHLPFPKSYPHYVPRKQFIDYLGNYVNHFEIKPLYQRAVELVEYDGWKGIWRVKAQNRRSGELEEYAGKYLVVASGETAEPRLPQIQGLESFNGKVIHSTAYKNGNEFKNKHVLVVGSGNSGMEIALDLSNFGAKPSIIVRSPVHFLSRDMMYYASLMLNYLSLSTVEKVLVMVSKVVYGDLSEYGIPYPSEGPFTMKMKYAKFPIIDVGTVKKIKSREIQVLPAEIKSIRGNEVLFQDGKSYTFDSIVFCTGFKRSTQKWLKGGDDLLNEDGFPKNSFPNHWKGRNGLYCVGLSRRGFFGANMDAQLVANDIASLIPQEEREGICVM
- the LOC100783309 gene encoding protein NETWORKED 3A isoform X2, producing MLKLIEEDADSFAKRAEMYYKKRPELVSMVEDFYRAHRSLAERYDQVKPDTTGIGHLITGGSPFASAKYQLEKLMTFSDNGYDTYSEHCDVYESEESEVDDPEQEEEEEEGTKFLHKSTKKEQVLFVVAGDVEVMKLRDEIKRLNEENKAQRDQIKQKDTICDEVMMLREEIERLRDENEAQKERLKQKDEEKIEVIRQLSLAIDVLKQENAKMRNYIAKESTKKWKNPFEINKLVEAFSVKLFSGTPKNQPGVELSRCG
- the LOC100783309 gene encoding protein NETWORKED 3A isoform X1; amino-acid sequence: MAGMTNNQPSQWWWLESHTTTNRSPWLQSTLSELNEKTRAMLKLIEEDADSFAKRAEMYYKKRPELVSMVEDFYRAHRSLAERYDQVKPDTTGIGHLITGGSPFASAKYQLEKLMTFSDNGYDTYSEHCDVYESEESEVDDPEQEEEEEEGTKFLHKSTKKEQVLFVVAGDVEVMKLRDEIKRLNEENKAQRDQIKQKDTICDEVMMLREEIERLRDENEAQKERLKQKDEEKIEVIRQLSLAIDVLKQENAKMRNYIAKESTKKWKNPFEINKLVEAFSVKLFSGTPKNQPGVELSRCG